Within the Rhodothermales bacterium genome, the region TGCAACGGCCGGCAGAGCCTCTTGCCGAGCCCATTCGACTTCGGCGCGTTGCTCATTCCAGCGCATCAGCAGAAACGTGGTGACGGCAACGACCACGAGTGTTGGCACGGCAACCCACGGCGACTTCAGACGGACAAACGCCTCTGGTCGTTCGGCGATTCCCGGTTCGCCCACAGCTCGGATCTCGTCTAGCATGACGTGCATCGAGGCAGGCCGCGCCGCAGGGTCTTTTGCCAGCGATCGGTTGATCAGTCGAGCGACATCGGGAGGCACATCTTCCCGCAGCGAATCGACGGGTGTCGGCTCTTCGTTAAGTATGGAGTAGACGACAGCCTGGTCATATTCACCGGCAAAGGGACGTCGCCCCGTGACCATCTCGTACAGAACAACGCCAAGTGCCCATATATCGGCTTCCGGTCCGGAGGTCTCGCCACGCGCCTGTTCGGGGGACATGTAGTAGACCGTTCCGAGTGTGCTGCCGGGTTTCGTCAGATCCACGGCGCCGGTCAGCTTCGCCAATCCAAAGTCGAGCACGACGGCGCGTCCATCGTCGGTCACGATGATGTTCGCCGGTTTGATGTCGCGGTGGATGATTCCTTTGTCGTGAGCGCGGGCCAGTCCTTCCGCCACCTGTTGGGCGATGTCGATGGCGTCCTCCACATCGAGCGGGCCGTCCTCCAGCATCTTCTTCAGAGTCTCGCCGTCGTAGTGCGCCATCGCGATGAACGTCTGGCCATCGTCCGTCTGGCCGATCTCGTGTATCGTGCAGACGTTGGGGTGGTTGAGCGCGGATGCCGACTGGGCCTCCAGCATGAAGCGCTGGTTGGCCTCCTCGTCGGCCGAGAGATGGGGAGGTAGAAACTTGAGCGCGACCTTTCGCTTCAGCTGGAGATCATCTGCCAGATAGACGACCCCCATGCCGCCTCTCCCGAGTCTCTCGAGGATGTGGAAGTGGGCTATGGTCTGGCCGATCATTAGAGTGGTGTCAAGGCAAATCTATTACTACCTCGAAATCGGGAAAGAGGCAAGGTCTCTTCTCACGTCGGTCGATGCTTGACAAGGTACACATAGAGTACGTCGTGCAGAAGAAATGGCGTCGATCTACGGCCTGGACAGGGGAAAGGAAATGAAAACAGCCCGCCAGCACCGCCACATCCGGCCGCCTCTAATGGGATTCTCGTAGAGCCAAGGGGAGTCGAACCGCTCACCTCTGTTATGCCATTGTTACGGTGGCAGACTGTATTGGTTTGTGGCGCAGTCGATTATGGGTAGGCCGCGTTTTGGTGGGTACACAAAGGGTACGCGGGTTAGGACCATTTTGAGAGTGACGGAGCGCGAAAGGGCTGGGGTACAAAAAAGGGATACACAAACTCGCTTCCTCGGTCGGCAATTTCTCACTCCTCCTCCCGCTTAACCAGTCTCAGTCGCCGCGCAAGAAACTAGTGACTGCCTCGTCCACGGTGTCGTAGACAGGTGGAAGAAAGGGATACTGCATCGCGGCTAGGAAATCGGATACCCGGTAGTGAAGGTCAGCTAGTTTGACAGAGCCGCCTCGGTCTCTAGTCTCTTCAACAAAGGCGATTAGTAAGCCGAACGCTGCTGAACTCATGTATGCCAGCTCGCGGCAATCAAGGACGATTCTGTGACGGTCGCGAGCGATCAACTCCCCAAAGGCATGGCCGAGTAGTGGAGCAGTGTGTGCGTCCAGTTCACCTTCAACGCTCACCACCGCAATACCCTCGACAAACCTGAACTTGATCGGGAAGTCGTCCATTGGATCACTCCCGCCGCCCCGTGTTGGGTGACGATCCCACCGGATGGCATGGATGGCAGGGGTGGCCCTGAATCCTCA harbors:
- a CDS encoding STAS domain-containing protein — translated: MDDFPIKFRFVEGIAVVSVEGELDAHTAPLLGHAFGELIARDRHRIVLDCRELAYMSSAAFGLLIAFVEETRDRGGSVKLADLHYRVSDFLAAMQYPFLPPVYDTVDEAVTSFLRGD